A genome region from Candidatus Methylomirabilota bacterium includes the following:
- a CDS encoding ATP-binding protein, producing MPSVPLRRRLFLLVAVALVPLALVSGIGLHLLASQQRMQVERVSLELTRAVATAVDAELRSSVSVLEAFATTLTFEGNERATFHEQARRVLGTQPDWAGMSLTDPAGTRIADTRYPPGVELPPIAERESFEQVVRARAPAIGSLARSASGPLLFAVRVPVLRGDTLRYVLSASVRPEDIREVVTRQQVPSDWVVSTFDQRGQRVARSRAHEESVGGPASPSLQALLAQNAKEGIGPTNTLEGERIYTPYIRLAPSGWTAALGLPAAVVEGAVYRSLAFYGGGLLLSLGLGTLAALLVARSINRPIADLRGAAQALGRGEAMAPPATAIQEIRDVAEALVTAAAERRHAEVQERQARETAEAADRAKEQFLAVLSHELRTPLNAVYGWARMLQAGQVRGDDATRAVEAIVRNADMQVQLIDDLLDVSRIVSGKMRLDVRAVDLAAVLEDALDAVRPAAQAKGIRVQSVLDPRAGPVMGDSARLQQVLWNLLMNAVKFTPKSGRVQVHLQRVNSHVEIMVSDTGQGIAPAVLPYVFDRFRQSDSSSTRAHGGLGLGLALVKHLVELHGGSVLARSAGEGLGATFVVSLPLSIAELPEHRAPRAHPSAPSVEPLPGIVRLDGLRVLVVDDDPEAVALAIAILKGAGAEVRSTLAAPDALALLREWRPDVLVSDIEMPSEDGYALIAKVRALDADAGGRTPAVALTAYGRTQDRMRSLAAGYTMHVPKPVDPGELTTIIASVAMRPPTHVSGPVP from the coding sequence GTGCCTTCCGTTCCGCTTCGACGCCGGCTCTTCCTCCTCGTCGCCGTGGCCCTCGTGCCGCTCGCCCTCGTCTCCGGCATTGGGCTCCATCTCCTCGCCTCGCAGCAGCGCATGCAGGTCGAGCGCGTGAGCCTGGAGCTCACGCGGGCGGTGGCCACCGCGGTGGACGCCGAGCTGAGGAGCTCGGTCTCGGTGCTGGAGGCGTTCGCCACTACCTTGACGTTCGAGGGGAATGAGCGCGCGACCTTCCACGAGCAGGCGCGCCGCGTGCTGGGGACCCAGCCAGACTGGGCGGGCATGAGCCTCACCGATCCCGCGGGCACGCGCATCGCCGACACGCGTTACCCGCCGGGGGTCGAGCTTCCGCCGATCGCCGAGCGCGAAAGCTTCGAGCAGGTCGTGCGCGCGCGTGCGCCGGCCATCGGCAGTCTGGCGCGCAGCGCGAGCGGTCCGCTCCTCTTCGCCGTGCGGGTGCCCGTGCTCCGCGGCGACACGCTCCGGTACGTGCTCTCAGCCTCGGTGCGGCCCGAGGATATCCGTGAAGTGGTCACGCGCCAGCAGGTACCCTCCGACTGGGTGGTCTCGACCTTCGACCAGCGCGGTCAGCGCGTCGCCCGCTCGCGCGCGCACGAGGAGAGCGTCGGCGGCCCGGCCTCGCCGAGCCTGCAGGCGCTGCTCGCGCAGAACGCCAAGGAAGGCATCGGCCCCACCAACACGCTCGAGGGTGAGCGCATCTACACGCCTTACATCCGACTCGCCCCGAGCGGCTGGACGGCCGCCCTCGGTCTGCCCGCGGCGGTGGTGGAAGGCGCCGTGTACCGCTCGCTCGCCTTCTACGGCGGCGGACTGCTGCTCTCGCTTGGCCTCGGCACCCTCGCCGCCCTCCTCGTCGCGCGCAGCATCAACCGCCCCATCGCCGACCTCCGCGGCGCCGCGCAGGCGCTGGGACGCGGCGAGGCGATGGCGCCACCCGCCACCGCCATCCAGGAGATCCGCGACGTGGCCGAGGCGCTGGTCACCGCGGCCGCGGAGCGCCGCCACGCGGAGGTCCAGGAGCGGCAGGCGCGCGAGACGGCGGAGGCGGCCGACCGGGCCAAGGAGCAGTTCCTTGCGGTGCTGTCGCACGAGCTGCGCACCCCACTCAACGCGGTCTATGGCTGGGCGCGCATGCTCCAGGCGGGCCAGGTCCGCGGCGACGACGCCACCCGCGCCGTGGAAGCGATCGTCCGGAACGCCGACATGCAGGTGCAGCTCATCGACGATCTCCTCGACGTCTCCCGCATCGTCAGCGGCAAGATGCGGCTGGACGTGCGGGCGGTGGATCTCGCCGCGGTGCTGGAGGACGCGCTCGACGCCGTCCGGCCCGCCGCCCAGGCCAAGGGGATCCGAGTGCAGAGCGTACTGGACCCGCGCGCGGGCCCGGTGATGGGCGACTCCGCCCGGCTCCAACAGGTGCTGTGGAATCTCCTCATGAACGCGGTCAAGTTCACCCCGAAGAGCGGTCGCGTGCAGGTGCATCTGCAGCGGGTGAACTCCCATGTCGAGATCATGGTGAGCGACACCGGCCAGGGCATCGCCCCCGCGGTGCTGCCGTACGTATTCGACCGCTTCCGCCAGTCGGATAGCTCGAGCACCCGGGCTCACGGGGGCCTCGGCCTGGGGCTGGCGCTGGTGAAGCACCTGGTCGAGCTCCACGGGGGGAGCGTGCTCGCCCGGAGCGCGGGCGAGGGCCTGGGCGCGACGTTCGTGGTGAGCCTCCCGCTCTCGATCGCGGAGCTCCCCGAGCATCGGGCCCCGCGCGCGCATCCGAGCGCACCGTCGGTGGAGCCGTTGCCAGGCATCGTCCGGCTGGACGGGCTCCGCGTCCTCGTGGTCGACGACGATCCCGAAGCGGTGGCCCTCGCCATCGCGATCCTGAAGGGGGCGGGGGCCGAGGTCCGCTCGACCCTCGCCGCGCCCGACGCCCTCGCCCTCCTCCGCGAGTGGCGGCCCGACGTGCTCGTGTCCGACATCGAGATGCCGAGCGAGGATGGCTACGCGCTCATCGCAAAGGTCCGCGCGCTCGACGCCGACGCGGGCGGCCGCACCCCCGCGGTGGCCCTGACCGCCTACGGACGCACGCAGGACCGCATGCGCTCGCTCGCCGCGGGCTACACCATGCACGTGCCCAAGCCGGTCGATCCGGGTGAGCTCACCACCATCATCGCCAGCGTCGCCATGCGCCCCCCCACGCACGTGTCCGGACCTGTGCCATAA
- a CDS encoding ketopantoate reductase C-terminal domain-containing protein yields the protein MSKKLLFVGGGAIGSYLGAFLTRAGHDVTIVDPWAEQVETIRHRGISVRGPHDPFDAKPKAFHLHEAQRLPRDFDIAFVAMKAYDTPWATQLAVRHLRPEGYVVSSQNCWPDPMVAAVAGAGRSVGLIMSKIGVALWKPGQVERGMEKGEGKGHDVFRPGEHDGRITPRVTELAEMLSIIDGAKATDNLWGERWAKLSQNAMGNPVQAMTGLGTLEVMSSEVGRAITIHLASESARVGLAAGLRIAKFGGAEAATWAKADQRETWESLDRMLTPASAGGRNWRASMAQDVIKGRPTEIDYMNGHVVAQGRERGVPTPVSAAIVRVVGEIDAGTRKPAAANIEATLRLAGV from the coding sequence ATGAGCAAGAAACTCCTCTTCGTCGGCGGCGGGGCCATTGGCAGCTACCTGGGCGCGTTCCTCACGCGCGCGGGTCACGACGTGACCATCGTGGATCCCTGGGCGGAGCAGGTCGAAACCATCCGCCACCGTGGGATCTCGGTGCGCGGTCCGCACGACCCGTTCGACGCCAAACCCAAGGCGTTCCACCTCCACGAGGCGCAGCGTCTGCCGCGGGACTTCGACATCGCCTTCGTCGCGATGAAGGCCTACGACACGCCGTGGGCCACCCAGCTCGCCGTGCGTCACCTCCGCCCCGAAGGCTACGTGGTGTCGTCGCAGAACTGCTGGCCGGACCCGATGGTGGCCGCGGTGGCGGGCGCCGGACGATCGGTCGGCCTCATCATGTCCAAGATCGGCGTGGCCCTCTGGAAGCCGGGGCAAGTCGAGCGCGGCATGGAGAAAGGCGAGGGCAAGGGCCACGACGTGTTCCGACCCGGCGAGCACGACGGGCGCATCACGCCGCGGGTGACCGAGTTGGCCGAGATGCTCTCGATCATCGACGGGGCCAAGGCGACCGACAATCTCTGGGGCGAGCGCTGGGCCAAGCTCTCTCAGAACGCCATGGGCAATCCTGTTCAGGCCATGACCGGCCTCGGGACCCTCGAGGTGATGTCGAGCGAGGTCGGGCGCGCGATCACCATTCACCTCGCCTCCGAGTCGGCCCGCGTCGGACTCGCCGCGGGGCTGCGCATCGCGAAGTTCGGCGGGGCGGAGGCGGCGACCTGGGCGAAGGCCGATCAGCGCGAGACCTGGGAGTCCCTCGACCGCATGCTCACGCCCGCGTCGGCGGGAGGCCGCAACTGGCGTGCTTCCATGGCCCAGGACGTGATCAAGGGACGGCCGACGGAGATCGACTACATGAACGGCCACGTGGTGGCGCAGGGGCGCGAGCGGGGTGTGCCGACGCCCGTGTCGGCGGCCATCGTGCGGGTGGTCGGCGAGATCGACGCGGGCACGCGCAAGCCCGCGGCCGCCAACATCGAGGCGACCCTGCGCCTCGCCGGCGTCTAG
- a CDS encoding FxLYD domain-containing protein — MLCAAAASVDAQSPAPSQMGKFRIEEDTGAPTRGAVAGWVYNNGRETVGLLRMRMDVLDDSGKVVAVERGWAYGNIRPGDRAYFRVPTPSQPGTRKIYVESFVIQSVESP; from the coding sequence ATGCTGTGCGCCGCGGCCGCCTCGGTGGACGCGCAGTCGCCGGCGCCGTCGCAAATGGGAAAGTTCCGCATCGAGGAGGACACAGGCGCGCCCACGCGGGGCGCGGTGGCCGGCTGGGTCTACAACAATGGACGCGAGACGGTGGGCCTCCTTCGCATGCGGATGGACGTGCTGGACGACTCGGGAAAGGTGGTGGCGGTCGAGCGCGGGTGGGCCTACGGCAATATCCGACCAGGTGACCGCGCCTACTTTCGCGTCCCCACCCCCAGCCAGCCGGGCACGCGAAAGATCTACGTCGAGTCCTTCGTGATCCAGTCCGTAGAGTCGCCCTGA
- a CDS encoding DUF4242 domain-containing protein: MPRYMVERTFPDGLALPANAEGAKACLTVVGNNAAEGVTWVHSYVSQDKRKTFCVYDGPSPEAIRKVAERNKLPVDRITEVRVLDPYFHM, encoded by the coding sequence ATGCCCCGATACATGGTCGAGCGCACCTTTCCCGATGGACTGGCCCTGCCCGCCAATGCGGAAGGCGCCAAGGCCTGCCTCACCGTCGTCGGCAACAATGCAGCCGAGGGCGTGACCTGGGTGCACTCTTACGTCTCACAGGACAAGCGGAAGACCTTCTGCGTCTATGACGGCCCCTCGCCCGAGGCCATCCGGAAGGTCGCCGAGCGCAACAAGCTGCCGGTGGATCGCATCACCGAGGTGCGAGTGCTCGACCCGTACTTCCACATGTAG
- a CDS encoding AAA family ATPase, with the protein MDLLERDGSLQTLGDALREAGAGRGAVVLVSGEAGIGKSALVERFTRTRCDGARVLWGACDALFRPRPLGPLHDIAEQAGAGLRALLQDGTARPALLAGLLDELKRGGRPTVMVVEDAHWADEATLDLVKFLGRRIERVPALVVVTYRDDELGPRTPLRTVLGDLAGARAVRRLPIPALSVGAVRTLAGDRDVDAAALHAQTGGNPFFVTEVLAADGSGIPASVRDAVVARAARLSRSGYAVLEAAAVLGARAESWLLGELVVSEAAAADECVAVGMLVARGEALAFRHELARQAILEQIPPARALALHRLALRALDASPAGALDPARLSYHAEAAADEEAVLRLAPEGARRAAKAGAHRAAKALYARALRCAHALAPCGQASLLEAYAEECAAVDDLDDAIAAHRRARELWRQDGDLQAAGGNLAVMATCLVRAGRNAEADEICGRAVEGLELLPASRELALAYRTRAHLRMLDRDTAEAIAWGEKAIAMAQRFRDADTLAAARNTVGTAMLLGGDARGRAMLEESLALAREAGLDGLVALAYTNLGSAYGECHDFRDADRYLGEGIAYASERDLDHALLYMQAWQALTHLAQGRWTQAGELGGAVVRRPSASAISRIAALIALGRLRARRGDPGAGAALDEALALALPTGTLQRVGPVRAARAEAAWLAGDRERARGEAEAAWELAVGHRHPWFTGELAYWRWRAGERVAPPTWTARVYAREIAGDWRNAAAEWERRGCPYERAQALAGGDRPAQLTALGVFDTLGGRPAAEALRRLLREEGMHQIPRGPRKVNREHPFGLTTREIEILRALDRGLRNAEIGERLHISPKTVDHHVSAVLAKLEVGSRGAAARLAREHGLLGGAEDAPPK; encoded by the coding sequence ATGGACCTGCTCGAGCGGGACGGCTCTCTCCAGACCCTCGGCGACGCTCTGCGCGAGGCGGGGGCCGGCCGCGGCGCGGTGGTGCTGGTGAGCGGCGAGGCGGGCATCGGCAAGAGCGCTCTCGTCGAGCGCTTCACCCGCACGCGATGCGATGGGGCGCGGGTGCTGTGGGGCGCCTGCGACGCGCTGTTCCGGCCGCGCCCGCTCGGGCCGCTGCACGACATCGCCGAGCAGGCCGGCGCGGGCCTGCGCGCGCTGCTGCAGGACGGCACGGCGCGTCCCGCGCTGCTCGCCGGCCTGCTCGACGAGCTCAAGCGCGGCGGTCGCCCCACCGTGATGGTGGTCGAGGACGCGCACTGGGCCGACGAGGCGACGCTCGATCTGGTGAAGTTCCTGGGCCGGCGCATCGAGCGCGTGCCGGCCCTAGTCGTCGTCACGTACCGCGACGACGAGCTCGGACCACGGACGCCGCTTCGGACCGTTCTGGGCGATCTCGCCGGCGCGCGCGCGGTGCGGCGGCTGCCCATCCCCGCGCTCAGCGTGGGCGCGGTGCGCACGCTCGCCGGCGACCGCGACGTGGACGCGGCGGCCCTTCACGCCCAGACCGGCGGCAACCCGTTCTTCGTCACCGAGGTGCTCGCCGCGGACGGGAGCGGGATCCCCGCGTCGGTGCGCGACGCGGTGGTGGCGCGCGCGGCGCGCCTGTCGCGCTCCGGCTATGCGGTGCTGGAGGCGGCGGCCGTCCTCGGCGCCCGCGCGGAGTCGTGGCTCCTCGGCGAGCTGGTCGTGAGCGAGGCCGCCGCCGCCGACGAATGCGTGGCGGTGGGCATGCTGGTGGCCCGGGGCGAGGCGCTCGCGTTCCGCCACGAGCTCGCGCGCCAGGCCATCCTCGAGCAGATCCCGCCCGCGCGCGCGCTCGCGCTGCACCGGCTCGCGCTGCGTGCGCTCGACGCGTCCCCGGCGGGCGCGCTCGATCCCGCGCGCCTCTCCTACCACGCCGAGGCCGCCGCGGACGAGGAGGCGGTGCTCCGGCTCGCCCCCGAGGGGGCGCGGCGCGCCGCGAAGGCGGGCGCGCACCGCGCGGCCAAGGCGCTCTACGCGCGCGCCCTCCGCTGCGCCCACGCCCTCGCGCCGTGCGGGCAGGCGAGCCTGCTCGAGGCCTACGCCGAGGAGTGCGCGGCGGTGGACGACCTCGACGACGCGATCGCCGCCCACCGTCGGGCGCGCGAGCTGTGGCGGCAGGACGGCGATCTCCAGGCGGCGGGCGGCAACCTCGCCGTGATGGCCACCTGCCTCGTGCGGGCGGGCCGGAACGCGGAGGCGGACGAGATCTGCGGGCGCGCCGTCGAGGGCCTGGAGCTCTTGCCCGCGAGCCGCGAGCTCGCTCTCGCCTACCGGACGCGCGCGCATCTCCGCATGCTCGACCGCGACACCGCGGAGGCGATCGCCTGGGGGGAGAAGGCCATCGCGATGGCGCAGCGGTTCCGCGACGCCGACACCCTCGCCGCCGCCAGGAATACCGTGGGCACCGCCATGCTCCTGGGCGGCGACGCGCGCGGCCGCGCGATGCTCGAGGAAAGCCTGGCCCTCGCGCGCGAAGCCGGACTGGACGGCCTGGTCGCCCTCGCCTACACGAATCTGGGGTCGGCCTACGGCGAGTGCCACGACTTCCGCGACGCCGACCGGTACCTCGGCGAGGGAATCGCCTACGCGAGCGAGCGTGATCTCGATCACGCTCTGCTGTACATGCAGGCCTGGCAGGCCCTCACGCATCTCGCGCAGGGCCGCTGGACCCAGGCCGGCGAGCTGGGGGGCGCGGTGGTGCGGCGGCCCTCCGCCTCCGCCATCAGCCGCATCGCCGCCCTAATCGCCCTCGGTCGCCTGCGCGCGCGGCGCGGCGATCCGGGCGCGGGCGCGGCGCTCGACGAGGCGCTCGCGCTGGCCCTGCCGACGGGCACGCTCCAGCGCGTGGGACCGGTGCGCGCCGCCCGCGCGGAGGCGGCCTGGCTCGCGGGCGACCGTGAGCGCGCGCGCGGCGAGGCCGAGGCGGCGTGGGAGCTCGCGGTCGGCCACCGGCATCCGTGGTTCACGGGTGAGCTCGCGTACTGGCGCTGGCGCGCGGGGGAGCGGGTGGCGCCGCCGACATGGACGGCGCGGGTGTACGCGCGCGAGATCGCGGGCGACTGGCGCAACGCCGCGGCGGAATGGGAACGGCGCGGGTGTCCCTACGAGAGAGCGCAGGCCCTCGCCGGGGGTGATCGGCCCGCGCAGCTGACCGCGCTCGGCGTTTTCGACACGCTGGGCGGGCGCCCCGCCGCCGAGGCCCTCCGCCGTCTGCTTCGCGAGGAGGGGATGCACCAGATTCCCCGCGGCCCCCGCAAGGTCAACCGCGAGCATCCCTTCGGCCTGACCACGCGGGAGATCGAGATCCTGCGCGCCCTCGATCGGGGCCTCCGCAATGCCGAGATCGGTGAGCGCTTGCACATCTCGCCCAAGACCGTGGATCATCACGTGTCGGCGGTGCTGGCCAAGCTCGAGGTAGGCTCGCGGGGCGCGGCGGCGCGGCTCGCTCGCGAGCACGGGCTGCTCGGCGGCGCGGAGGACGCGCCCCCAAAATAG